Genomic DNA from Lycorma delicatula isolate Av1 chromosome 5, ASM4794821v1, whole genome shotgun sequence:
ttcaataaatatcagCCAGATACAAAATGTTGATTagtacaaatatttctttatatgtgGAGCATGACATTTTTCAACTAAGTTACCTGAATGACAGTACCATCAAAATCTGCTTTACAACCATATAGGTTGAATTGAAAATCCCtcttgttttaagtttttaaaacttcaaaaacaaTATGGAAAATATGAAAGAAGAGTACTCTATAAATGACAAGAGCATGGGAACTTGAGGTGTAGTCTTGAAACTACATTTAcacctaaatataaatttagccaAGTATCCTATGAGATTGTGCTGTACCTCGGTACTTTATCCCTAACACCCCTCCCCACAGAATCTATTAACATCTTAACATATCATCATAACTCACAAAACCAATTACAAATTGGAAATAATGATAATGGAGCGCAAACTTCAGCCATAGCAAAAAGTAACCTACTAACTGCTTTCAGACACTCAGATTTTGTTTTCCTGATCCTAGGCATGCATATCTACtgtattatattagtaataaaaaaattgaaactgattATGTAACTGTTCAAACTACCtccaaatttttaagttatcaatttttaaaacatgatacATATCACAGCTAAACCTATCAAAatctaaacaattttattctttaaacaaattaacaaaatagaaGATTTCAGGaacaattttatcatttacaaatGAAGTTTTTCCCCAAAACAGTCCTTTAATATCCACACCTTTCAAATATGTGAAGTTACAACAATAGATTGAAGTAGTAGGaaagtacaatttaaaattgtagGTGTTTATTCATTTTGGGTAATGTAAGCCCAAATTGTATTGTACTATAAACtattaacataaacatttttttttttttagcctctgggaatcagcctgttattacttcagaggatgaatgagaatatgtatgggtgtaagtgaagtgtagtacAGGCTCAGGTTGACCATTTGAGATAgctggttaatttaaacccaaccaccaaactataccagtatccacaatctagaattcaaatccatataaaagtaattgtctttactcggatttgaacattggaacttgttactttgaaatcagctgatttctgaagacacgttcaccactagaacaaccccaTGGGTTAACAGAAATATAACATATCAATAACAGCACTTCATGAAAAAAACTGTTCTAAACCATGCAACATATAATACTTAATCTTTaaagtcaaatttttataatacaataggTAACAACATTACTCAAATTCCTTGCCAATAtaacaactgataaaaatattacattactacTTATCATAGTAGAGAAATTTCTTTACACTCTGAGCAAGGATCTCAATCTGAGGTTTCTTGCTACCTATAATACATCCTATTGTAGTACACTATCCCCTCCCCACTTGGATTACCAGTGCAAGATAGTAGTACCTAAGGTGTTTGAGCTAATGTTGGCACTAGTGGAATAGTTCAAAACCTTCTTGTACTAGTCTCCTACATGCTTCTATGTTTACACTTTCTAAACCTTGACAGTATTACCTGCATATTTTGTATGCccaattagtaattaaaatactcTGTTAAAGGCTtgaatacaaagaaaatttactacACTGAAAACAAGTAGTAATAAGGATCCAACTGATACACAAGCAATTAGTAAAGCAAAGtaacaaaatacaaagaaaaaatattataacacttCTATTCGAAGTAATACTATCCACCTTACAAACTAAGAAATATggacgaaataaaaaatattgtgggCAATGGACCTTAGCAACTGTAATATAATGTAGATGGGTAACTTACATTTCAATGAACATTTGtcataaaactgtaaattaatatgaaacaaatgtgatcctaaaataaaaattaaggcgTTTTAATAAGAATAGgcgttatattaataatttacacgtAAATGTGTTATAACttgattttaatgcaaaaaaaacaaaTCCTGGTATATAACAAAATgtgagtaaatattaaaaacattacatttagaactgaatacaaaatcaaaaagtaaagttTCTATCCAATTTTATCGCCACTTTgttgtaacacaaaaaaaaaaattgttttacctcgcttttaaaaatgaatatttcataaacTAGGCAATGCTGCTTGCATTAGACGCTATCCTGGGCCAAAGATCAGCACATTCCTTCGCTACAGGACCAGTTATAGCACTGCCTTTCATTTCGCCTTTATTATTGACGATTACCCCAGCATTGtcctcaaaataaataaacactccaTCCTTCCTCCTAAACGGCTTTCGCTGCCTAATAACAACTGCAGGCATTACCTTTTTCCGAAGTTCAGGTTTTCCTTTCTTGACTGTAGCCACGATCATATCCCCAGAGCCAGCAGCAGGCAGACGGTTAAGTCTTCCTTTAACTCCTTGTACAGCAATCACATACAGATTTTTTGCACCAGTATTATCTGCGCAATTAATAACTGCTCCAACAGGTAAACCAAGAGATATTCTAAATTTGGCTCCCGCAGAACCACCACGTCCTCTTTTAGACATTTTGATCACACAGATTTACCATGTGCCGACACTGAGAAAAGTaagacttggttttcttttacttcttacTTCCTCTACGTTGTATCCAATaccaacatataaaaaatttaaattatgtaaaaccaTTATTTTCAACAACGTGCAAACGCAAAAATAGTTAGCTGTTCAGTAGTAAATATCCAGATAATAGAATTTTTCGtaagaattaataaacatatgaacattaataaattttactcatttttgaattattttcctttaattagataataatgaagtttattatGAGAGTTACATACATGGCTTTCTACAAGTAATTATTAGTAACTATCCAGTCAATTTTGTAATAGTAGTTTTATgtaatacaacaacaaaaattatcaaagtaaaatGTTGGTATTACCACAGTCGTCAAATCTAAACGTCGGCCATATTGATCCTGAGTTCGTTTCTTGTTTAGGCGTGAAATCAATACATATCAGCttatttaattcttcaaaaatcagtattttgtcattaaaattattaattcaacgtATAAAATGGCTGCTACTCAGAATTACAACATGGTAAACGGTGGTGTTGGTGTTGTGAGTACATAGTTATTTACTGAATTAGTTTAGCTTGCTATAGTAATTGATTTTCTTCGGAACCAAGATGGTGTTGCATAGTTTTGTGTTTTTCtaccaattttattgttttattttttttggtcttgTTTCACTTAATCCGTTGTGTAGTGAAATTGTTTATCCAATTCTTTTTGTGATATCATCTAACCATATCTGCTGCAGTTAATTTTAAGAAACGCTGTGCAGTTACGTAGATGAAGGTTTGTAGTcttggaattaaattaaaaatagagaaaactaCATTAAGCCGGTATGTTAATGTAGCAGTAACCATTCAGTTGTATTTAGAATTCGTCAGAGAGATCATTTTGATTAAATCTTGACAAAGTATTATGTGTTTGTTATTTCCCattgttactattttgattttgatattcTCTTAACCCTACAAGtgatatgtatacatacatacatatatatatatatatatatatttctctaaaTGAGTTGTTTTTCGAAcaggaaattataaataacatggttacatatttgtgaaaattatttacctttattctGAAGAGTTCTccactaagaaattaaaaaaaataccctttttttattagattttcactAATTCTAAATGTCACAATAATTGTACAGAAAATCCAACATATACAAAAGTACTGCAATTTTATACAACTAATAAATTCTGAGTAATAAGTATTCAACTCGATTGCTATTCCTAGGAAGGCAATTTTGAATGCCGGCATTTCTTACTTTTAATTCCTTAGTAATGTTTATACTAGGCTCAGGAGGATAAACTCTTACCCGTGGAATTATATCGTtatcagtttttttcattttcagaagaAACATCATCATTGCCAATTTTGAGGATAGAAGTTACATCATGGTCAGAAACTATAACATTACTCTCACCATCATTGGTTGAAATGTCACCAAAATCTGATAATACacttgtatttaataatacttcagTTTTACTACACAGACACGAGTCActaaaaatcatgtaaattaaaactaaacttaaaataaagaaaacgttaaaaagtAAACTGTTTCAAGGCACAACAATCGATGAATAGGTAAACAAAACACTGTATGGTTATGAAAGCATTACGGATAAAGTAGACAAcctaaccaaataaaataataacagaattatagGTTGAAACATTCTTTATCAATTGGTTATACACATCGTTAGGATAGATTgctatataaattgttatatctaattttatatatgttgacAATTTGGCGTTATCACTTAAGGATGAGATTTTATCGTTGAAATATCAACTTTTATAATTTGCagggttaatttatattttttggttacaTCAACGTGTAGTTTATGaaagcatattttattattgaaattactcTTATTgagtatttgttatatttaagggtgaatttttattttttataaccgttactattcatttatttatatatcaacaGGCTTATGTAATAACTGTTATTTAGGGTTGATAAGAATTTTCACAGAGATTTGACCCCAGGAAcgccagatgaaaggctgagacactacctcTAGCGCCATGGAGGCCAGCTACAGAAGTTGGCATATCAGTAGTCTAATTGAAAAATCcctgtaaataaagataatagggatattatttataaatgacagtCTTAAGTTTTAATACTACATGTGCTGTTTAAAAGTTTCTAAAGCATGAAACAACATAATCCTGCAAagctacaaacttaaaaaaaaatatttggctcCATGggtaaaaatataacaagaaaaattaattttccaataaaggagaacattattaaaactttacacACTTAGGTATGTTAATTGTAAATAGCTTAAAgttatgatattaatgaaatgaagcaatatctaatattaataagtatgatggtttatataataataaatgcttgTTAAATAAAGCACAGTATAagttcaataatttctttttattagtaaatattactttaaacatacttattaaaaaaaagtagaatgcgAGATGACACCAGTGCAATTGCCAAAGGCGTGTTTAGTGTCGTGCCATAGTTTCAAAAATGTTGCCCTtgatagaaaagattttttggatGTACTGCACAAACAATGGCATCAAAGTTGTTTTTTGTAGAGTATTTTAATCAGGTAATAGGCCATACTTATACTGTGCAAAGTTAGGTATCATAAGTTTAATGGATTGTTACTTTTTtgtggtaaatattttttcatttattcaatgctggaaaatttgtctaatttataaatatctgacaaagttattaatttatattgtgcactttatttttacaggtaatttaaattgaattgttagatttttttatacataaataaattaaattcaattttaccaaCAATTAGTCTGCGTTCTCTTTTCTAGGCACTTTCGATGATAAGaccgaccatcctcaggaaaagttattctttaatttcagatcattataattaaattatgtagaatgtaaatttacaaaatgttaaaatcacaactgatgATCATAGTAAAttagtcatgtctgttatgtaagaaggtTGCAGTTGTTATCTTAACATTGAATTGTTAGAGCTAAATCAATAAGACTGCgtgtttttcattcattaatacagggtaatcataaaagaatatgactaaaagaaaacaaaaatattttgtttttatttttcaaatagcctagttacataaaacattttagtaGGCATACCTTAATTGCTTGGCAAATGTTGAATTTATGTCAAATTTCTCTCCGTGATGTTACATATCTTATTTTATGGTTGCAGCTGCTTACTACTATTCTTTCCTTTCTGTGATAAAGATAGTGTAATTTTTGcaagtaaattatgttttaatatattactacaaGAAATAAATTAGATCTAGATTTGGAGGCAATTTGTTAAACTTTCTaaccttaacaatttattttcaaagttttcatTCAAAGCTTGGCCAGTGTGAGGATGCACCTAAGGAAGGCCATTGAGTCTCCATTTCATATAGTCTGCACAGGCACCcaactacaacataaaatgtagaataatattaaatttcacatcactTACTAACTTATTGTATCCTGAAAAACTGcgtatatgaaaataaagaaaaatttcttactttagttcatttttcataattattctaggtatatatatacaattagttgtaacatttttttgttttttataattttatttatagcttttttattgtttctgtaacTTTATCATTTAATATACTAATCGTCTAGCTACAACACTagtatatatttttggttttttagaaatgttttgctacttaaatagaaatttgaatgttaatgaatGATAGTGTACAAGCATGTAACACATGTACTTGCTAGCTGTGATGCACTCCTGCTTCCTTTTGCTGAGCACATTTTTCACTTATATCTCAagaatgatgaattttatttttttaaaatcaagagAGATAAAAGGAAGcttcttttttatagttttatggaATACCagctaacatttaaaaatagtgtaattttataatttttctcctgGTGTAGTTTCCTCCTTCTAACTAAGACAATTTAATATAACCTATGTTACTTCCAGATTGATGACCTGTTACTACCCAAAAGTTGGTTATAATTGGTTGGATCTGTAAAGCTATAGAAGGGAACAAACATGCGTAACAGTTAAATACATTGCCACTCCCTGATGTAATCTGGAAGTGTGATAAAGATCATATAATTTTTGTGAGTAACTGTTTAATATATTCCTGTAAGAAAAAAAGCAGAAGGGGTTAGATGCAGATTGGAGGCCATGGTGTACACTTTCTCAGCTTAACCATTAACttgcaaatttttcattttttcttgtgggaatgCACCATCTTGTAAGAAGTAAACTTAATGTTAGTTTTCAAGTTCTTATGGTTGAGTAAAGCAGTAGTCATTGAACATATCAAGATGAAacatttacataaacattttttcagcaaaaaaaaatcccaattgcttggaaaaaaaaacatacaaacataaacTGGAGGTATTCAtgctttctcaaaaattacatgtcTGTTCTCAGATCCCCATATTCTTGAATTGTGTCTTAACATATCCATTAAGGCAGCAGTTTTCAACCCTTATACTACTATGCCTCcccaaaaacaaatttgttttctgtGCTTTcccatcttttaataaatataatatagacaagttttaaataataataattttattacaaaaaaatactgaaaactacAATTAACAGAATAATAACAAGATTTTGCTATAACAATACGaacatgcatatttatttttatattaaattaccaaTTAAACTATATATCTTAACGCGTCAAAATTTAATGCGAGGTGACTT
This window encodes:
- the RpL23 gene encoding ribosomal protein L23; translation: MSKRGRGGSAGAKFRISLGLPVGAVINCADNTGAKNLYVIAVQGVKGRLNRLPAAGSGDMIVATVKKGKPELRKKVMPAVVIRQRKPFRRKDGVFIYFEDNAGVIVNNKGEMKGSAITGPVAKECADLWPRIASNASSIA